One genomic region from Anopheles bellator chromosome 2, idAnoBellAS_SP24_06.2, whole genome shotgun sequence encodes:
- the LOC131209850 gene encoding protein gustavus translates to MELARKRYKSSRGPVLRSSERRRPQSISSSTASALLPRVVLNRIDPRSGGGECGGEQRIRVSYKVAIRSTRSSRTTTTGSGHSGMNMGQKISGSVKTVSRDQPSPFIPKIPRELAAHFQRPARLDVLLDMPPAPRETQLKYSWNADDRSLNVFVKEDDKMTFHRHPVAQSTDCIRGKVGFTKGLHVWEVFWSTRQRGTHAVIGVATAEAPLHSVGYHSLVGMNEHSWGWDLGRNKLCHNTHNKSCPGVIYPAILKPEETFLVPDKFLVALDMDEGTLSFIVDGQYLGVAFKGLKGRKLYPIVSAVWGHCEITMKYIGGLDPEPLPLMDLCRRVIRQRIGRTYLEERIPNLALPQSMKTYLLYRDRR, encoded by the exons aTACAAATCAAGCCGGGGTCCGGTGCTAAGGTCAAGCGAACGTCGCCGTCCACAGAGCATATCGTCGTCCACCGCCTCCGCACTGTTGCCGCGCGTCGTGCTGAACCGGATCGATCCGCGGAGTGGAGGAGGGGAGTGCGGCGGGGAGCAGCGTATCCGCGTGTCGTACAAGGTCGCCATCCGCAGCACCAGGAGCagtcgcaccaccaccaccggcagcggccacaGTGGCATGAATATGGGCCAAAAGATCAGTGGCAGCGTTAAGACGGTCAGCCGCGACCAGCCGTCGCCGTTCATCCCGAAGATCCCGCGCGAGCTGGCGGCCCACTTCCAGCGGCCGGCGCGCCTGGACGTGCTGCTCGACATGCCGCCGGCGCCGCGGGAAACGCAGCTCAAGTACTCGTGGAACGCGGACGACCGCTCGCTGAACGTGTTCGTGAAGGAGGACGACAAGATGACcttccaccggcacccggtggCACAGAGCACAGACTGCATACGGGGCAAGGTGGGCTTCACCAAGGGCCTGCACGTGTGGGAGGTGTTCTGGTCGACGCGGCAGCGCGGCACGCACGCGGTGATCGGCGTCGCGACGGCCGAGGCGCCCCTGCACTCGGTCGGCTACCACAGCCTGGTCGGCATGAACGAGCACAGCTGGGGCTGGGACCTCGGGCGCAACAAGCTCTGCCACAACACGCACAACAAGTCCTGCCCGGGCGTCATCTACCCCGCGATCCTGAAGCCGGAGGAGACGTTCCTCGTGCCGGACAAGTTCCTGGTCGCGCTCGACATGGACGAGGGCACGCTCAGCTTTATCGTCGACGGCCAGTACCTGGGCGTCGCGTTCAAGGGGCTGAAGGGCCGCAAGCTCTACCCGATCGTGTCCGCCGTCTGGGGGCACTGCGAAATCACGATGAAGTACATCGGCGGTCTGGATC CCGAACCACTGCCACTGATGGATCTCTGTAGGCGCGTCATTCGTCAGCGGATCGGACGAACGTATCTAGAGGAACGCATACCAAACCTAGCCCTGCCGCAATCGATGAAAACCTATCTCCTGTACCGGGATCGAAGATAA
- the LOC131212628 gene encoding intersectin-1 translates to MNAADPFVITSRERLKYDEQFKSLQPVNGVVTGGQAKGFFLQSQLPPQILGQIWALADTDADGRMTLGEFSIACKLINLKLRGFEIPKTLPPTLIASLTAVGGTPTLTPTTGLSPLDPLKSLAGSIGTGPVAAAPLTQQQPLMGPGIGVPAPPTPPHSGGGTPARSMSISERAPSIESPGQVEWAIKGPAKLKYTQLFNTTDRNRSGYLTGPQARNIMVQTKLPQALLAQIWALADMDTDGRLGCEEFVLAMYLCDVAAAGEKVPTTLPPDLIPPSFRKPISRHGSVVGSRHGSVSSQGTPSVHAAGVELDPLSGLPQTSFEDKRKENFDKGQAELERRRKALMDIQKKEQEERERKEREEQEKIRKAKLEAELKKQQELEKELQRQRELEQEREEQRKRELEKKELARKELEKQRQQEWETQKISEMQQQRQREQENVLKLKAQNQALGVELSTFNERIKELSQKICDTRVGVTNVKSTIDGMRTTRDTQMSDMAQLKVKVKEQNQRLVQLSQEKTKLDAKNKTGETESQLQFTNKQIVIQQLKDKLENTKQQIDSKSSDINLNREQLTELKSQLTGLIDSCEKLYGEYDMQRIQILEMKNNRKNESYSTSAWDTGSAWQDSSAVDTTNNDPVAPAATSADNLPTPPGYVKYRAIYEFSARNGDEISFQPGDIVMVPLEQNAEPGWLAGEIGGHTGWFPETYVEKVDSNLNVVEAVPDTIAYAEPEPDPYVAATVPPATTTDYTAANDTEATCNGDVEYYVACYAYQSAEAGDLVFDAGETIAVSKKEGDWWTGTIGNRTGIFPSNYVTKQETEAINGNQPMAFEEQATQPAQQPPETQSQQQSSYEQEAKRKQSTTGGNIQDAEDARNQAEADSEVSQINTQPPPAATGNEENIRYSSMSMTSATPSLRRKGEVAQVIAPYEATSSEQLSLQRGQLIMIRKKTDSGWWEGELQAKGRRRQIGWFPATYVKVLQGGRNSGRNTPVSASKVELTETILDKVIALYAYKALNDDELSFEKDDIISVLGRDEPEWWRGELNGTTGLFPSNYVGPFVSSGKTGKAALSLAVS, encoded by the exons ATGAATGCAGCCGATCCGTTTGTGATAACGTCGCGCGAGCGGCTCAAGTATGACGAGCAATTTAAATCGCTGCAACCGGTCAACGGAGTTGTCACTGGTGGCCAGGCCAAAGGATTCTTTCTCCAGAGTCAACTGCCGCCGCAGATACTCGGTCAGATATG GGCCCTTGCCGACACGGACGCCGATGGCCGGATGACGTTGGGTGAATTTAGCATCGCCTGCAAACTGATCAATTTGAAGCTGCGTGGCTTCGAAATACCCAAGACTTTGCCACCAACGCTCATCGCATCGCTAACGGCCGTCGGGGGAACGCCAACGCTCACGCCAACCACCGGCCTGAGCCCACTGGATCCGTTGAAATCGTTGGCCGGCTCGATAGGCACTGGCCCGGTTGCGGCGGCCCCTCTCACACAACAGCAACCACTCATGGGGCCAGGAATC GGTGTTCCggcgccaccaacaccacctcATTCAGGCGGTGGAACCCCGGCCCGCTCGATGTCCATCTCCGAGCGGGCCCCATCCATTGAGTCACC AGGACAAGTGGAATGGGCCATCAAGGGACCGGCAAAACTCAAGTACACTCAACTCTTCAACACGACCGATCGCAACCGAAGCGGCTACCTTACCGGCCCGCAAGCGCGCAATATTATGGTGCAGACGAAGCTCCCACAAGCGTTGCTGGCGCAGATCTGGGCCCTTGCCGACATGGACACCGATGGGCGTCTCGGATGCGAGGAGTTCGTACTCGCCATGTATCTGTGCGATGTGGCGGCCGCTGGTGAAAAGGTACCGACCACGTTGCCACCCGATTTGATTCCACCTTCCTTCCGGAAGCCAATCTCACGGCACGGTTCGGTGGTCGGGTCGCGTCACGGTTCCGTTTCATCGCAAGGCACACCGTCAGTGCACGCGGCTGGAGTGGAGCTGGATCCTCTCTCCGGGTTACCGCAAA CTTCGTTTGAGGATAAACGCAAAGAGAACTTCGACAAGGGCCAGGCGGAGCTAGAAAGACGCCGAAAAGCACTGATGGACATCCAGAAAAAGGAACAA GAGGAACGCGAGCGGAAGGAGCGCGAGGAACAGGAGAAGATCCGTAAAGCCAAACTGGAGGCGGAACTGAAGAAGCAACAGGAGCTCGAGAAGGAACTGCAACGTCAGCGGGAGCTGGAGCAGGAGCGAGAAGAGCAGCGGAAACGAGAGCTGGAGAAGAAGGAGCTTGCGCGCAA AGAACTGGAGAAGCAACGCCAACAGGAATGGGAAACACAGAAGATTTCggaaatgcagcagcagcgacaacGCGAGCAGGAGAATGTGCTGAAACTGAAGGCGCAGAACCAGGCACTGGGCGTTGAGCTGAGTACGTTCAACGAGCGCATCAAGGAACTGTCACAAAAAATCTGCGATACCCGTGTCGGGGTCACCAACGTCAAGAGCACCATCGATGGCATGCGTACCACACGTGACACGCAGATGAGCGACATGGCCCagctgaaggtgaaggtgaaagaGCAAAACCAGCGGCTGGTACAGCTGAGTCAGGAGAAGACGAAGCTGGATGCCAAGAATAAGACCGGCGAAACCGAGAGTCAGCTGCAGTTCACCAACAAACAG ATTGTCATCCAGCAGCTGAAAGATAAGCtggaaaacacgaaacagcAGATCGATAGCAAATCGAGCGATATCAATCTAAACAGGGAGCAGCTGACCGAACTGAAGTCCCAGCTGACCGGGCTGATCGATTCGTGCGAGAAGCTGTACGGCGAGTACGACATGCAACGCATTCAG ATTCTGGAGATGAAAAATAATCGCAAAAACGAATCGTACAGCACGAGCGCCTGGGACACGGGAAGCGCGTGGCAGGACTCAAGCGCCGTGGATACAACGAACAACGATCCAGTGGCACCCGCGGCGACCAGTGCCGACAATTTGCCAACCCCACCCGGCTACGTGAAGTACCGGGCGATCTACGAGTTTAGTGCGCGCAATGGTGACGAAATTTCCTTCCAACCTGGTGACATTGTGATG GTACCACTGGAGCAGAACGCTGaaccgggctggctggcgggtgaAATCGGCGGCCATACCGGTTGGTTCCCGGAAACGTACGTCGAAAAGGTCGACAGCAACCTGAACGTGGTGGAAGCGGTCCCCGACACGATAGCGTACGCTGAGCCTGAGCCGGACCCGTACGTAGCTGCCACCGTAccgcccgccaccaccaccgactaCACTGCCGCCAATGACACCGA AGCAACGTGTAACGGAGATGTTGAGTATTACGTGGCCTGCTACGCGTACCAATCGGCGGAAGCGGGCGACCTGGTGTTCGATGCGGGCGAAACGATTGCAGTGTCGAAGAAGGAGGGTGACTGGTGGACGGGTACCATCGGCAACCGTACCGGCATTTTCCCGTCAAACTACGTGACGAAACAGGAAACG GAGGCTATCAATGGTAACCAGCCAATGGCGTTCGAGGAGCAGGCGACGCAACCGGCACAGCAACCCCCGGAAACGCAgtcccagcagcagtcgtccTACGAacaggaagcgaaacgaaaacaatccacCACCGGTGGGAACATTCAGGACGCAGAGGATGCACGCAATCAGGCCGAGGCGGACTCGGAGGTGTCGCAGATCAACACGCAACCCCCACCGGCTGCGACCGGCAACGAGGAAAACATACGCTactcgtcgatgtcgatgacGTCCGCCACACCGAGCTTGCGACGGAAAGGTGAGGTGGCACAGGTGATTGCCCCGTACGAGGCTACCAGCTCCGAGCAGCTGTCGCTTCAGCGTGGCCAGCTTATTATGATTCGGAAGAAAACCGATTCCGGCTGGTGGGAAGGTGAACTACAG GCAAAGGGAAGGCGCCGCCAGATCGGTTGGTTCCCGGCCACGTACGTCAAGGTCCTGCAGGGTGGTCGTAACAGTGGCCGCAACACACCCGTTTCGGCGAGCAAAGTGGAGCTGACGGAAACCATTCTCG ATAAAGTCATAGCCCTCTACGCGTACAAAGCGCTGAACGATGACGAGCTGTCGTTCGAGAAAGATGACATCATCAGTGTGCTCGGGCGCGACGAACCGGAGTGGTGGCGCGGAGAACTGAACGGTACCACCGGTCTCTTCCCGAGCAACTACGTTGGCCCGTTCGTATCGTCCGGTAAGACCGGCAAAGCCGCCCTTTCCCTTGCCGTCAGCTAA